The Limisphaera ngatamarikiensis genome contains the following window.
GGCCGGAGGGGGTGGGTGGTGGGATTGTGGCTTTACGGTGTTGATGGTCAGGGATATAAGGGGTCCGCGCCATGAGGTGAAACCGGCCTTGGCGGAGCGAGGGAGGAGCGATTTGAGATGAATCTCAAGGGGCTGGAACGTTGGTGCGAGCGCGGGCTTTTGGGGCTCGCGCTGGCGCTGTTGGTGTGGGGTCCGCTCGCCACCGGTTGTGTTCGGCCGCAGGATTTCCTCGTGTTGCAGGGGTTGACGGTGGGGTTGCTGGGTTTGTGGGGGATCCGGTTGTGGGTGGAGCGGCGGCCGGAGTTGTTGTGGCCGCCGATTTGCTGGCCGGTGCTGTTGTTTCTGTTGTATGCGCTGGTGCGGTACTGGACGGCGGACATTGAGTCGGTGGCGCGTCAGGAATGGTTGCGGGTGCTGGTGTACGGGTCGGTGTTTTTTGTGGTGTTGAACAATCTGCACGGGCAGGAGGAGACCCGGTGGATTGCGTTCACGATGATCGGGCTGGGGATGCTGATTTCGTTTTACGCGTTGTACCAGTTTGTGACGGATTCGAACCGGGTGTGGGGTTTTGTGTCGCCGTACCGGCACCGGGGGATGGGGACGTACATCAACCCGAACCATCTGGCGGGTTATCTGGAGCTGGTGACGCCGCTGGCCTTCACCTACGCGATTACGAGCCGGTTGTCGCCGGTGGTGAAGGTGGTGCTGGGGTATGCCGGGTTGGTGATGTTGGCGGGGCTGGTGGTGACGATGTCGCGGGCGGGTTGGGTCTCGGCGGGGGTGGTGTTGTTGGTGATGTTTGTGGTGTTGGCGTTGCGGAGTGCGCATCGGTGGGTGGCGTTGGGGTTGTTGGCGGTGGCGATTGCGGCGGGTTGGTACTTTTTGCCGAAGAGCTTTGTGTTGAAGAAGCGTTGGGAGCTGGTGCAGCGGGATCTGGCGGAGGGGGAGGTCTCGGACGTGCGTCCGGCGTTGTGGCGTGCGGCGGTGGAGCTGTGGCGGGAGAATCCGTGGTGGGGGATCGGGCCGGGACATTTTGATTACCGGTTTCGGCAGGTGCGTCCGGCGTCGATCCAGAACCGGCCGGACCGGGTGCACAACGATTATCTGAACACGCTGGTGGACTGGGGCGTGGTGGGTGCGTTTCTGGTGGGGGGCATGTTGGTGTGTTTGATTGTGGGGGTGGTCCAGACCTGGCCGTATGTGCGGGGGACGCCGGGGGATTTGGGCGGGCGTTCGAGCAACAAGTTTGCCTTTGTGTTCGGGGCGTCGTTGGGGTTGGTTGCGCTGGCGATTCATTCGCTGGCGGACTTCAACCTGCACATTCCGGCCAATGCGTTGATTGCGGTGACGTGGGCGGCATTGTTGAGTTCACATTTGCGGTTTTCCACGGACCGGTACTGGTTCCGCGCCCGGTTGGGGGTGAAGGTGGGTTTGACGGTGGTGTTGGCGTTGGTGGCGGTGTATCTGGTGCGGGAGGGGTGGCGCAGCGCGCGGGAGCAACGGATTCTGGCACGGGCGGAGGCGTTGGCGGATTGTTCGCCGGAGCAGGTGGCGGAGCTGGAGAAGGCGTGGGCAGTGGAGCCGCGCAATCCGCTCACGGCCTACAGGCTGGGGGAGGCCCTGCGAATCCAGAGTTTCGAGGGGGCGCCGAATTATCGTGACCTGGCCGAGCAGGCGATGCGCTGGTACGAGATTGCGATGCGGCTGAACCCGTACGATCCCTACCCGCTGTTGCGGTACGGGATGTGCCTGGACTGGCTGGATCGGAGCGAGGAGGCCCAGCCGTATTATGATCGGGCGCTGGCGCTGGATCCGAACAACCATTATCTGGTGGCGCACATGGGTTGGCATTACGTGCAGATGGGCCAGTGGGCGGCGGCCCGGGCCTGGTTCGAGCGATCGCGCAAACTGCATTGGAAGGACAACATCATGGCGGACCGGTACCTGGCGATTGTGCGGCAGCGATTGTTGGACGAAGCGCAGGGGCCGGCGGGAGGTACGGCTCCCGGCGGATCACGATGAGGTCCGCGCGGGTTTGTTCCGGTGTGTCGGGAGTGGGCGCGGTTTGAAGGGAAGGGGGACGATCCAACGGCGATGATACGCACCCTGTACAACGTGTTGTTCACGGCGGGGTTCTGGCTGCTGGCGCCGTACTATTTTGTCCGGATGCGCCGGCGCGGAAACTGGAGGGCGGGGTTCCGACAGCGCTTCGGGCGGTACGACACCAAGTTCAAGCAATCCATCACCAACCGGCATGTGGTGTGGATTCATGCGGTGAGCGTGGGGGAGGTGAACCTTGCGACGCAGTTGATCCGTGCCCTGGAACCGCGCCTGCCCAACGTGAAGATCGTGGTTTCGACCACGACGACGACCGGGATGGGGGAACTGCAGCGCAAGACGCCATCCCACATCGGCAAGATCTACTATCCGATCGACCGGAAGCGGTACGTGGCGCGGGCGCTGGGGGCCATCAAGCCGGTGGCCGTGCTTTTGATGGAGGCCGAGGTGTGGCCGAACTTTTTGTGGCGGGCGCGCAACCTGGACATTCCCGTCTTCCTGGTGAATGCGCGGCTTTCGGAGCGATCGTACCGGTGGTACCGGCGGTTGGGGTGGTTTTTCCGGCCGTTGTTCGAGTCGTTTGCCGGTGTGGGGGCCCAGAACGAGGCGGACGCCGCACGGTTGCGGGAGTTGGGGTGTCGTCCGGAAGTGATCCGGGTGGTGGGGAGTTTGAAGTTTGACGCGGCCCAGTTGGAAGAACGGACAACCCTGGATGTGCCGGCATTGTTGCGGCAGGTGGGTGTGGAACCGGATCGGCGCATTCTGTTGGGCGGGAGCACCCATGCCGGAGAGGAGGCCGTCCTGGCGGAGATGTTTCAGCGGCTGCGCACGCGGCATCCGGATTTGTTCCTGGTGCTGGTGCCGCGGCATTTTGAGCGCGGCCGTGAGGTGGGCGAAACGCTGGCGCGATTGGGGGTTCGATTTGTGTACCGGAGCGAGATCACCAGCCGCACATCGCTGGCACCGGGGCAGGTGGACTGTTTGCTGGTGAACACGACGGGTGAACTGCGGCACTTTTATCCGCACGCCACGGTGGTGTTTGTGGGCAAGAGCCTCACGGCGGAGGGCGGACAAAATCCCTTGGAACCGGCTGCGGTGGGGCGGCCGGTGGTTTTCGGGCCGCACATGGAAAACTTTGCCGAAATTGCGGGCAAACTGGTGTCCGGGGGCGGTGCCTGGCAGGTCACGAGCGCGGCGGAGCTGGAGACGGCCGTGGACCGGTTGCTGGGGGATCCGCAGTTGCGTGAGCAAATGGGCCGGCGTGCGGTGGAGGTGGTTCGGGAAAACCTCGGCGCGGTGGAACGGACCGTGGAGATGGTGTTGGAGGTTCTGCAACGGCGGCGGCCCGAGGTGCTGATTGTCCGCGAGTGACGCGACGTTGGACCCAGGTCGGGGGCTGCCTGCCGGGGCCGTTGATGGGTGCCGGTTGTCTTCTGCGCTTCCGTGAATTCTCATTCTTGCGCTTTCCCGATTATCCACGGTGAGGTGCAGGGGCGGTCTCCGGGCGCGGAGTGGAGGCGGTGGGGTTTGATGTAATGCGAGAGGGTTTTTGAGGCTGCGATGGCGTCCTGACGGGGTTTACGGCGTTTGGGCGGGTGCGCGCCGGTTCGCGAGGGGGTTTTATTCCTGCGGGGGTCGGGTTTGGGTCGGGTTTTGGGGATTCGCGGGTCCGTTTCCAAGTGAAATTTTCGGTGTAGGCGGGTGTCTGGTACGGAAGCTGTTTTCGGCTGTGAATAACTTCTGAACAAGTGCCGTGGAAAATTCGTTGACGGCTGGTGGGGCGAAGTGTTTAAAAGAGGGGCGTAGTGGTTGAAAGTGGGGCAGCAGAAGCGTGTGAATAAGTTGTGAGTGAGAAGGCCACAGGCGGGCGGATTTACTACACCTCGCGGTACCGGCACGGGGTGGACGAGAAGCGCCGGGTGCAGATTCCGGCGAAGTGGCGGCCGGCCGAGGGCGAGGTGGAGTTTACGCTGATTGTGTGGCGGAAGGGGCCGTATGGGCCGTGTTTGCGGGCGTTGCCTCCGGAGCAGATGGAACGGTTGATGCAGGCGATTGATGCGATGCCGAACGAGGATCCGCGGAAGACGGTGTTGAAGCGGGTGATTGGGAGTCATGCGGAGCAGGTGACGGTGGATCGTGCGGGTCGGATTGTGTTGCCGGAGGCGATGGCGCGGGAGGCGGGGATTGAAAAGGAGGCGCTTTTTGTTGGGCTTTTGGATCGGTTTGAGATCTGGAGTCCGGAACGGTACGCGGCTGTGGAGGCTGCGGACAAGGTGCTCCTGGCAGATGCGATGAACCTGTTGGAGTGAGCGTATGCTGTTGGGGCGACTGTTGGTAGCGACGGGGGTGGTGAAGCGGATCCCCGAGAAGGGCGGGTATCGGGTTCGCGAGGATTTGCCGTGGCCTGCGTTTAGTGCGGGTGCGGTCCTGCGGGTGCGTTCGGGAGTTTCCGGGTCCGGGACGGCCGCGGTGGCGGTAGGGGCGCGGTCGGGTGCGGTCGCGTGCGGGGGTGGAGAACGGGCGTCCTCGGGGGTTGGGGGGTTGATTGGCGGCACGAGGGCGGAAGCGGCGCCGGGTGCTGAGAGGACGGGACGGGTGCGGTCCGGTAGGGGTGGCCGGTGGGACTGGCGGTTTTGGCGACGGTGGCGGGGTCGGGGTGCGGCTGCGGCGGTCCGTCAGATGGAGCTGCCATTGTCACGGGAGGAGGCGCTGTCGCAGGTGCGGGTGGTGCGGAACGTTTTTCTTGATGGTGAGGGCGAGGGAAGGGTGCGGCGGGGCGGTTGGTTGCGGCGGGTGCGGCGGGTGCTGGACGGATTGGCGTTGCGGTTGGCGGGCGGTGGGTGAGGCAGGAGGGTCGGAGATGAGGCTTTGGCGTGAACGTGTTGCATCAACCGGTTTTGGTGGCGGAGGTGCTGTCGTGGATGGCGGTGCGTCCCGGGGGCCGGTACATCGATGCGACGGTGGGGACGGGCGGTCATGCGGCGGCGATTTTGGAGGCGAGCGCTCCGGATGGGCGGTTGTTGGGGATGGACCGGGATCCGGAGGCGTTGGCGCTGGCGGAGGAACGGTTGCGCCCTTTTGCGGGTCGGTACGTATTGTGGCGCGGGAACTACGCGGATTTGCTGGAGCGCGTGGAGGAGGGAGTTTGGGACGGGGTGCTGTTGGATTTGGGGGTGAGTTCGTTGCAATTGGATCGGCCGGAGCGAGGTTTCAGTTTTCAGGCCGATGGTCCGTTGGACATGCGGATGGATCCGGGCCAGGGGTTGACGGCGGCGGACCTGGTGAACGGGGCCTCGGAGGAGGAGCTGGCGCGGTGGTTTGCGGAGCTGGGCGGGGAACCGCGGGCGCGGGCGATTGCGCGGGCGGTGGTGCGGGCGCGGCCGTTGCGGCGGACGGTGGAGCTGGCGGAATTGGTGAGTCGTGTGTATGGGGGGCGGCACGGGTCGCGGCATCCTGCCACTCGAGTGTTTCAGGCGTTGCGGATGGTGGTGAACGACGAGCTGGGGTCGTTGCGGCGGGGGCTGGCTGCGGCGTGGCGGGCGTTGCGGTCCGGGGGGCGGTTGGCGGTGATCACGTTTCATTCCGGGGAGGCGCGGGAGGTGAAGGCTTTTGGTCGGGAGAAGGTGCGGCCGTACGAGTGTCCGGGTGGTGTGGACGTGCCGGAGCTGCGGCGACCGCGGTCGCCGGAGGGTCGGTGGGTGACCTCGGGTGCGGTGCAGGTGGGCGAGGAGGAGCAGCGGCGCAATCCGCGGAGTCGGAGTGCGCAACTGCGAGTGTTGGAGAAGTTGTGACATGAGCGGTGGGAGTCGCAAATCCGGTGGGGAAGCGTGGCTGTGGCCGGCGCTGTGGGTGGTGGTGTTGTGTTTGGGTTTGGGGGGCCTGGGTCTGGGCTATGTGTGGTTGAAGAATCAGGTGGACGAGCTGGGTCGGCAGATCAAGCAGCGGGAGCAGCGGTTGGCGGAGTTGCGGCTTTTGAATGAGCGGTTGCGGCGGCAGCTGGCGACGTTGCAATCGCCACGGTTTTTGGAGCAGCGGGTTCGGGAGTTGCAATTGGGGTTGGTGCCGGCGCATCCGGCGCAGGTGTGGCGGTTACCGGAACCGCAAGGTTGGCCGGAGCCACAGACGGCGTCGGGTCGGACGCCGGCGACCGGCCCGGGCCCGGGCTGATGGATTTGGGCCGCCGCCCGTGACGCGGTCGGAGGAGGAACCGATCGCCGCGGGCGGACGGCCCTGAAATTGTGGTTTACGGGCATCCGAGGATTGGGCCCGTGGGAAGCGGCGGGAACGGCGGGACGGGATCCGGCGGGGCGGAGCCGGGTCCCGTCCGGGCCGGAAGGCACGAATGGAGTGGCGATGGGCGAGGGCGCGTTGGGCAGCTTGCAGATGCGGCGGACCCTGATCGTGATGGCGGGGTTTTTGCTGCTGTATGCCGGTTTGATGTACCGGCTGGTGGATCTGCAGGTGTTGCAGCATCCGGAGCTGGAGGTGGAGGCGCGGCGGAATCGGGAACGGGAGATTCTGCGCACGCCACGGCGTGGGGACATTGTGGATGGGCGCGGGACATTGCTGGCGACGAGCATTCCGGCGCGGACGGTTTGTGCGGATCCGATGTTGATTGGGGGGTACGCGCCGGTGGTGGCGCGGGCGTTGGCGCCGGTGTTGGGGGTGTCGGAACTGGAGTTGCAGAGGCGGTTGTTGCCCCGGGTGCGTCAGGATCCGGCGACGGGGCGCTGGTTGACGAACCGGTATGTGGTGCTGGCGCGGCAGGTGCCGTTGGAGCAGTGGGAGCGGATCGAGACGGCGATGCGGGATCTGGATCTGGGTGTGGACGTGACCCGGCTGGGGGTGCGGGAGCGTCGGATGATCCAGCAGGTGCGACGCTACGGTGTGTTCACCGATCCGTTTGAGGATCCGGTGCGCTGGTATCCGAACGGCCCGTTGGCGGCCCATGTGCTGGGGTATACGCGGGTTTGGGACCGGGAGGAGGATGGGCGCGGAGTTCGGGAGCGTCGGGGTGCGGATGGGATCGAGCTGACATTGGACGGGGAACTGGCCGGGGTTCGGGGCTGGCGGGTGACGGAGACGGACGGGCGACGGCGGGAGGTGGTACGGTTGCGGGATCAGGATGTGGCTCCCCGGGATGGTTGGAACGTGGTGCTGACGTTGGATGCGGTGGTGCAGGACATTCTGGAGAGGGCGTTGGCGGAGGCGATGGAGCGGCATCAGCCCAGGAACATCACCGGGTTGGTGTTGCGGCCCCGGACGGGGGCGATCCTGGCGTGGGCGGTGTTGCCGAATTTTGATCCGAACCGGTTGGATGCGGCGCCGCTGGAGGCGCGGAGGAACGTGATGATCACGGACATCATGGAGCCGGGATCGACGTTCAAGGTGGTTGTGGTGGGCGGGGCGTTGAATGACGAAGTGGTGACCTTGGAGGATGTGTTTGATTGCGAGCGGGGCCGGTTTTTTTACGCGGGCCGGATTTTGCATGACCCTCATCCGTATGACCGGCTGACGGTGCGGGAGATCGTGGCCAAGTCGTCCAACATAGGTGCGGCGAAGATCGGGATGCGGCTGGGCGAGGCGCGTTTGTATGAGTACATCCGGGCGTTTGGGTTTGGGTCGCTGACGGGTGTGCCGTTACCGGGAGAGGTGCCCGGGACCGTGCCGGCGGTGAAGAACTGGTACAAAATTTCGATTGCACAAATCCCGATGGGGCACGGGGTGGCGGTGACGCGGTTGCAGATGGCGATGGCGATGGCGGCGGTGGCGAACGGGGGTGTGTTGATGGCGCCGAAGCTGGTGGAACGGTTGGAGGACGGGCGTGGAGGTGTGGTGGCTGCGTATGCGCCGGTGGCGGTGCGACGGGTATTGCGGGAGGAGGCGGCCCGGGCGCTGGTCGAGGCTCTGAAGACGGTTCCCACCCGGGAGGGGACGGCCCGGGCGGCGGCGGTGCCGGGTTACACGGTGGCGGGCAAGACGGGCACGGCACAGAAGGCCGAGCCGGGTCGTGGTTATGTGCCGGGGAAATATGTGTCGTCGTTTATTGGTTTTCTGCCGGCGGATCGGCCGGAGGTGTTGATTGCGATCACGCTGGACGAGCCGCAGCGGGGGTATTACGGGGGGCAGGTGGCGGCTCCGGTGTTTCGGCAGGTGGCCGAGCGGGTGATGCAGTATCTGGGGGTACCGCCGGATCGGCCGGAGGAGGCCGGGTCGGCTCTGGCGGCGGCCGGGGCGAAGGGGACCGCCCCGGTCCGTTCGGATCGGGATCAGTCTCGCGATGTGAACTGAGGGTTGGCGTATGAGGGTGCGTCCATCGCATCGGTTGTACATGGTGGCAGCCGGCAAGGATCGGGCCGGAAAGGAAGAGCAGGGGCTCAGTCGGGATCGTGCCCGTCACGTCGGAGCGGGTGCGGCCGACGGGGCCGGGTCGAGGGAAAGCGCGAAGGCAGCGCTTGAGCGTGTGGAGTTGTGGCCGTTGGCGACGGCGTTGCGGGAGGCGGAGGTCCGATGACGCAGGCTGAACTGGCGGGGCGGGGCTTGAGGCTGGCGCCGAATTCGCGCTCGTGCGAGGGGTTGCGCATGGAAGCAGAGGCGGGCTGGACGCTGGGATTTGTACGGGATGCAGCCGGGGCACGGTTGTTGCGGGGTGATCCCGGGTTGCGGGTGGCCGGGGTGTGCACGGATTCGCGTCAGGTCCGGCAGGGGGATTTGTTCGTGGCGTTGCGGGGGCCGCGGTTTGACGGGCATGAGTTTGTTTCGGCGGCGGTGGACGGGGGTGCGGTGGCGGTCCTGGTGGAGGCGGGGCGTGGTGGGGAGGTGCCTGCGGGGTGTGCGGTACTGGAGGTGGAGGACACGCGGGCGGCTTTGGCGCGCTGGGCGGTGGTGCATCGGGCGGGGTTTGGCGGGCGTGTGATTGCGGTGGCGGGTTCGAATGGCAAGACGAGTACGAAGGAACTGTTGGGGTCGGTGTTGGGTCGGGGTGGGCCGGTGGTGGCGAGCGCGGCAAGTTTCAACAATGAGCTGGGTGTGCCGTTGACGCTGTTGCGACTGGGGGGGCGGCATTGGGCGGCTGTGGTGGAGGTGGGGACGAACCATCCCGGGGAGCTAGGTCGGTTGCTGTCGTGGGTGCAACCGGACTGCGGCGTATTGACCGGGGTGGGTCGGGAGCATTTGGAGTTTTTCGGGGATCTGGCGGGTGTGGCGGCGGAGGAGGGGACGCTGGCGGAGGTGCTTCCGGCGGGGGGTGTGTTGGTGTTGTCCGGTGACGATACGTGGGCCGGGGCGATTGCGGCGCGGACGAGGGCGCGCGTGGTTCGGGTGGGTTTTGAGGAGGGGAATGACTGGCGTGCGCGGGAGGTGCGGCTGGACTGGCGGGGCACGCGATTTTGGGTGGAGGGACCGGAGGATGGCTGGAGTGGGGCGTATGAGATCCGGTTGTTGGGTCGGCATCAGGTGAGGAATGCGTTGCTGGCGGTGGCACTGGCGCGGGAGCTGGGTTTGGGGGTGGAGCAGGTGCGTGCGGGGCTGGCCGGCTGCCGACCGGCGCCGCATCGGATGGAGAGTTTCGAGGCGGGCGGTGTGCGTGTGTTGGATGACGCGTACAATGCGAATCCGGACTCGATGCGGGCGGCGTTGGAGACGTTTTGTGCGCTGCCGTGTGCGGGGCGGCGGGTGGCGGTGTTGGGGGAGATGGCGGAGCTGGGGTCCGCGAGCGAGCGCGCGCATGCGGAGGCGGGTCGTTGGGCTGCGGAGCTGGGGGTACAACAGTTGCTTGCGGTGGGTCCGTGGGCCGGGGTGATGGCCGGGGCGGCGCGGGAGGCGGGGCTGACGCGGGTTCTGGTGTTTGGGGGGGTGGAGCCCGTGTGGGGTGCGCTGCGACAGTTGTTGCGACCGGGGGATGCGTTGTTGTTGAAGGCATCGCGTCGGGCGGGTTTGGAGCGGTTGGCGGAGTGGTGGCGGAGTGAGATGGGAGATGCGGCATGATTTATTATCTGGCCGAGTGGTTGAACGGGGCGGTGCAGGGCACGCCGTGGGCGGAGCCCCTTTCGTTTTTGCGGTTGTTCCGGTACATCACGGTGCGGAGCGGCGGGGCGGCGTTGACGGCGCTGGTGTTGAGCTGGTGGTTGGGTCCGCGGGTCATCCGGTGGCTGAAGGAACTGAAGTTTGGTCAGGAATATCGGGACCGGGCGGAGGAGGCTGGGGATTTGCAGGCGCGGGTGTTGAGCAAGCGGGGGACGCCCACGATGGGTGGGTTGTTGCTGGTGCCGGTGATGACGGTGAGCACGTTGTTGTGGGCGATGTGGATTCCGCTGGTTTGTCTGACGCTGTTGTGTGTGCTGGTGTTGTGCGGGCTCGGGTTTTACGACGACTTTGCGAAGATCTCCCGGCAGAGCAGTCAGGGCACCTCGGAGGGGGTGAAACTGCTGGTGCAGACGGTGGTGGGGTTGGGGGTGGGTTTGTATCTCTGGTGGAATCCGGCCACGAGCCGGTTGGTTACGGAGATCATGGTGCCCTTTTACAAGTATCCGGTGCTGACGGGTGCGGGGCTGGTGGGTGTGTTGTTGACGGTGCTGGTGGTGGTGGGGAGTTCGAATGCGGTGAATTTGACGGATGGTCTGGACGGGCTGGCCATTGGATGCACGGTGATCACGGCGTTTGTGTTTCTGGTGTTCACGTATCTGGCGGGCAACGTGCGGACGGCGTCGTATTTGCAGATTACCTACGTGCCGGGGGCGGGGGAGCTGACGGTATTTTGTGCGGCGATGATCGGGGCGGGGCTGGGTTTTTTGTGGTACAACTGTCATCCGGCGCAGGTGTTCATGGGGGACACGGGTTCGCTGGCGCTGGGAGGCGGTTTGGGTGTGGTGGCGGTGTTGGTGCATCAGCCGTTCGTGCTGGTGATTGCGGGTGGAGTGT
Protein-coding sequences here:
- a CDS encoding O-antigen ligase family protein, whose protein sequence is MNLKGLERWCERGLLGLALALLVWGPLATGCVRPQDFLVLQGLTVGLLGLWGIRLWVERRPELLWPPICWPVLLFLLYALVRYWTADIESVARQEWLRVLVYGSVFFVVLNNLHGQEETRWIAFTMIGLGMLISFYALYQFVTDSNRVWGFVSPYRHRGMGTYINPNHLAGYLELVTPLAFTYAITSRLSPVVKVVLGYAGLVMLAGLVVTMSRAGWVSAGVVLLVMFVVLALRSAHRWVALGLLAVAIAAGWYFLPKSFVLKKRWELVQRDLAEGEVSDVRPALWRAAVELWRENPWWGIGPGHFDYRFRQVRPASIQNRPDRVHNDYLNTLVDWGVVGAFLVGGMLVCLIVGVVQTWPYVRGTPGDLGGRSSNKFAFVFGASLGLVALAIHSLADFNLHIPANALIAVTWAALLSSHLRFSTDRYWFRARLGVKVGLTVVLALVAVYLVREGWRSAREQRILARAEALADCSPEQVAELEKAWAVEPRNPLTAYRLGEALRIQSFEGAPNYRDLAEQAMRWYEIAMRLNPYDPYPLLRYGMCLDWLDRSEEAQPYYDRALALDPNNHYLVAHMGWHYVQMGQWAAARAWFERSRKLHWKDNIMADRYLAIVRQRLLDEAQGPAGGTAPGGSR
- a CDS encoding 3-deoxy-D-manno-octulosonic acid transferase, whose product is MIRTLYNVLFTAGFWLLAPYYFVRMRRRGNWRAGFRQRFGRYDTKFKQSITNRHVVWIHAVSVGEVNLATQLIRALEPRLPNVKIVVSTTTTTGMGELQRKTPSHIGKIYYPIDRKRYVARALGAIKPVAVLLMEAEVWPNFLWRARNLDIPVFLVNARLSERSYRWYRRLGWFFRPLFESFAGVGAQNEADAARLRELGCRPEVIRVVGSLKFDAAQLEERTTLDVPALLRQVGVEPDRRILLGGSTHAGEEAVLAEMFQRLRTRHPDLFLVLVPRHFERGREVGETLARLGVRFVYRSEITSRTSLAPGQVDCLLVNTTGELRHFYPHATVVFVGKSLTAEGGQNPLEPAAVGRPVVFGPHMENFAEIAGKLVSGGGAWQVTSAAELETAVDRLLGDPQLREQMGRRAVEVVRENLGAVERTVEMVLEVLQRRRPEVLIVRE
- the rsmH gene encoding 16S rRNA (cytosine(1402)-N(4))-methyltransferase RsmH, with amino-acid sequence MNVLHQPVLVAEVLSWMAVRPGGRYIDATVGTGGHAAAILEASAPDGRLLGMDRDPEALALAEERLRPFAGRYVLWRGNYADLLERVEEGVWDGVLLDLGVSSLQLDRPERGFSFQADGPLDMRMDPGQGLTAADLVNGASEEELARWFAELGGEPRARAIARAVVRARPLRRTVELAELVSRVYGGRHGSRHPATRVFQALRMVVNDELGSLRRGLAAAWRALRSGGRLAVITFHSGEAREVKAFGREKVRPYECPGGVDVPELRRPRSPEGRWVTSGAVQVGEEEQRRNPRSRSAQLRVLEKL
- a CDS encoding peptidoglycan D,D-transpeptidase FtsI family protein — translated: MGEGALGSLQMRRTLIVMAGFLLLYAGLMYRLVDLQVLQHPELEVEARRNREREILRTPRRGDIVDGRGTLLATSIPARTVCADPMLIGGYAPVVARALAPVLGVSELELQRRLLPRVRQDPATGRWLTNRYVVLARQVPLEQWERIETAMRDLDLGVDVTRLGVRERRMIQQVRRYGVFTDPFEDPVRWYPNGPLAAHVLGYTRVWDREEDGRGVRERRGADGIELTLDGELAGVRGWRVTETDGRRREVVRLRDQDVAPRDGWNVVLTLDAVVQDILERALAEAMERHQPRNITGLVLRPRTGAILAWAVLPNFDPNRLDAAPLEARRNVMITDIMEPGSTFKVVVVGGALNDEVVTLEDVFDCERGRFFYAGRILHDPHPYDRLTVREIVAKSSNIGAAKIGMRLGEARLYEYIRAFGFGSLTGVPLPGEVPGTVPAVKNWYKISIAQIPMGHGVAVTRLQMAMAMAAVANGGVLMAPKLVERLEDGRGGVVAAYAPVAVRRVLREEAARALVEALKTVPTREGTARAAAVPGYTVAGKTGTAQKAEPGRGYVPGKYVSSFIGFLPADRPEVLIAITLDEPQRGYYGGQVAAPVFRQVAERVMQYLGVPPDRPEEAGSALAAAGAKGTAPVRSDRDQSRDVN
- a CDS encoding UDP-N-acetylmuramoyl-tripeptide--D-alanyl-D-alanine ligase, which gives rise to MTQAELAGRGLRLAPNSRSCEGLRMEAEAGWTLGFVRDAAGARLLRGDPGLRVAGVCTDSRQVRQGDLFVALRGPRFDGHEFVSAAVDGGAVAVLVEAGRGGEVPAGCAVLEVEDTRAALARWAVVHRAGFGGRVIAVAGSNGKTSTKELLGSVLGRGGPVVASAASFNNELGVPLTLLRLGGRHWAAVVEVGTNHPGELGRLLSWVQPDCGVLTGVGREHLEFFGDLAGVAAEEGTLAEVLPAGGVLVLSGDDTWAGAIAARTRARVVRVGFEEGNDWRAREVRLDWRGTRFWVEGPEDGWSGAYEIRLLGRHQVRNALLAVALARELGLGVEQVRAGLAGCRPAPHRMESFEAGGVRVLDDAYNANPDSMRAALETFCALPCAGRRVAVLGEMAELGSASERAHAEAGRWAAELGVQQLLAVGPWAGVMAGAAREAGLTRVLVFGGVEPVWGALRQLLRPGDALLLKASRRAGLERLAEWWRSEMGDAA
- the mraY gene encoding phospho-N-acetylmuramoyl-pentapeptide-transferase is translated as MIYYLAEWLNGAVQGTPWAEPLSFLRLFRYITVRSGGAALTALVLSWWLGPRVIRWLKELKFGQEYRDRAEEAGDLQARVLSKRGTPTMGGLLLVPVMTVSTLLWAMWIPLVCLTLLCVLVLCGLGFYDDFAKISRQSSQGTSEGVKLLVQTVVGLGVGLYLWWNPATSRLVTEIMVPFYKYPVLTGAGLVGVLLTVLVVVGSSNAVNLTDGLDGLAIGCTVITAFVFLVFTYLAGNVRTASYLQITYVPGAGELTVFCAAMIGAGLGFLWYNCHPAQVFMGDTGSLALGGGLGVVAVLVHQPFVLVIAGGVFVLEALSVLLQRGYFRYTRRRTGTGRRLFLMAPLHHHFEKRGWYESQVVTRFYILGVLFAVLALATLKIR